One region of Enterobacter ludwigii genomic DNA includes:
- the flgJ gene encoding flagellar assembly peptidoglycan hydrolase FlgJ: protein MLTDSKLLTSAAWDAQSLNELKTKAGKDPAANIRPVARQVEGMFVQMMLKSMRETLPKDGMFSSDSTRLYTSMYDQQIAQQMTAGKGLGLADMIVKQTDAAQGIQPQEQTQQVPMKFDLETVTSYQNQALTQMVRKAIPKTTGGGDEPLSGDSKDFLAQLSLPARLASEQSGVPHHLILAQAALESGWGQRQVRKENGEPSFNIFGVKATSGWKGPTTEITTTEYENGAAVKVKAKFRVYSSYLEALSDYVGLLSRNPRYTAVTQAATAEQGAQALQNAGYATDPNYARKLTSMIQQLKSMGEKVSKAYSTDIENLF, encoded by the coding sequence ATGCTGACCGATAGCAAACTGTTGACCAGTGCCGCCTGGGACGCCCAGTCGCTCAACGAACTGAAAACCAAAGCAGGTAAAGACCCGGCGGCGAATATCCGCCCGGTTGCCCGCCAGGTGGAAGGGATGTTTGTACAGATGATGTTGAAAAGCATGCGTGAAACCCTGCCGAAAGATGGGATGTTCAGCAGCGATTCAACGCGTTTGTACACCAGCATGTATGACCAGCAGATTGCGCAGCAGATGACTGCCGGTAAAGGTCTCGGTCTGGCTGACATGATTGTGAAACAGACCGACGCCGCGCAAGGTATTCAGCCGCAAGAGCAGACGCAGCAAGTGCCGATGAAGTTCGACCTGGAAACGGTGACCAGTTATCAGAACCAGGCGCTGACGCAGATGGTGCGTAAGGCGATCCCGAAAACAACGGGGGGCGGTGATGAACCCCTCTCCGGCGACAGCAAAGACTTCCTGGCGCAGCTTTCTCTGCCTGCGCGACTTGCCAGTGAACAGAGCGGTGTTCCACACCACCTGATTCTGGCACAGGCCGCGCTGGAATCGGGCTGGGGTCAGCGACAGGTCCGCAAGGAAAACGGCGAGCCGAGCTTTAACATCTTCGGCGTGAAGGCGACTTCCGGCTGGAAGGGACCAACCACGGAGATCACGACCACCGAATACGAGAACGGTGCGGCGGTGAAGGTCAAAGCAAAATTCCGCGTTTACAGCTCTTATCTGGAAGCGTTGTCCGATTATGTCGGCCTGCTGAGCCGAAATCCGCGTTATACCGCCGTTACCCAGGCGGCGACGGCGGAGCAGGGGGCTCAGGCTCTGCAAAATGCAGGTTATGCGACCGATCCGAACTATGCGCGTAAGCTCACCAGCATGATCCAGCAGCTGAAATCCATGGGCGAGAAGGTCAGCAAAGCCTATAGCACAGATATTGAAAATCTGTTCTGA
- a CDS encoding MFS transporter: MNTTTSPHAASRWVIFMLALGAGFSVASIYYAQPLLPLMGADLHLSIEGMGLVPTLTQAGYALGILFLLPLGDRHDRRTLILIKSAALALFLLGCSLTGQLHSLLLASLLIGMAATMAQDIVPAAAILAPEGKLGKTVGTVMTGLLMGILLSRTVSGVVGEAFGWRVMYQLAAVSIAFIGVMMWIVLPRFAIHSTLSYPALMRSMEHLWRRYPALRRAALAQGFLSIAFSAFWSTLAVMLLERYHLGSAVAGGFGIAGAAGALAAPLAGGLADKLGAGKVTQLGALLVTVSFALMFLMPALGIHGQLILIAVSAVGFDLGLQSSLVAHQNLVYSLEPQARGRLNALLFTVIFIGMALGSAIGSNIYSLAGWTGVVALATVCGVIALGIRLVESARVASTPAEVA; encoded by the coding sequence ATGAACACAACGACTTCCCCCCACGCAGCCAGCCGCTGGGTAATTTTCATGCTGGCGCTGGGTGCTGGCTTTAGCGTGGCATCCATCTATTACGCCCAGCCCCTTCTTCCGCTCATGGGTGCCGATCTTCATCTGAGCATTGAAGGCATGGGGTTAGTACCAACCTTAACTCAGGCAGGTTATGCGCTCGGCATTCTGTTCCTGCTTCCACTGGGCGATCGTCATGACCGCAGGACGTTAATTCTGATAAAAAGCGCGGCGCTCGCCCTGTTCCTGCTGGGCTGTAGCCTGACCGGGCAACTCCATTCCCTGTTGCTGGCAAGTTTGCTTATCGGCATGGCCGCCACCATGGCACAAGATATCGTTCCGGCGGCGGCTATTCTCGCGCCGGAAGGGAAGCTGGGGAAAACCGTGGGTACGGTAATGACGGGGCTGCTGATGGGCATCTTGTTGTCGAGAACTGTTAGCGGCGTGGTGGGAGAAGCCTTTGGCTGGCGCGTCATGTACCAACTGGCTGCGGTGAGCATTGCGTTTATCGGGGTGATGATGTGGATTGTACTTCCCCGTTTCGCCATTCACTCCACGCTGAGCTACCCCGCGCTGATGCGTTCTATGGAACATCTGTGGCGTCGTTATCCGGCATTGCGCCGTGCAGCGCTGGCACAGGGTTTTCTCTCGATTGCCTTTAGCGCCTTCTGGTCCACGCTGGCGGTTATGCTTCTGGAGCGTTATCACCTGGGTAGTGCCGTAGCCGGTGGTTTTGGTATTGCGGGTGCAGCAGGTGCATTAGCCGCCCCGCTGGCGGGTGGGCTGGCAGATAAACTGGGAGCCGGAAAAGTCACACAGCTTGGCGCATTACTTGTGACCGTCTCGTTTGCCCTGATGTTCCTGATGCCTGCTTTGGGAATTCACGGGCAGCTGATTCTGATTGCCGTCTCTGCCGTTGGGTTCGATCTGGGTCTGCAGTCCAGTCTGGTGGCCCATCAGAATCTGGTCTACAGCCTTGAACCACAGGCCCGGGGCCGCCTTAATGCTCTGCTCTTTACCGTTATCTTTATCGGCATGGCACTGGGCTCAGCCATAGGCAGTAATATTTACTCGCTGGCGGGCTGGACGGGCGTGGTCGCTCTGGCAACCGTCTGTGGCGTCATTGCGCTGGGGATCCGTCTGGTTGAAAGCGCCCGAGTCGCCTCCACACCAGCAGAAGTTGCATAA
- the flgL gene encoding flagellar hook-associated protein FlgL, with protein MRISTQMMYEQNMRGITDSQSRWLNYGEQMSTGKRVNRPSDDPIAASQAIVLSQSQSQNSQFALARTFATQKVSLEDNVLTQVNTAISSVREKLVYASNGTLSDDDRLSLATDIQGIRDQLMNLANTTDGNGRFIFAGYKTESAPFDAATGNYNGGAEAITQQVDTARNMAISHTGQQIFESITSNAEQLPGGGYGETNMFKILDSAIASLKTPIENDPAAATAQSQVIANAQIGIKNSQNNILTVVADVGTKMNELEKLDTLGDDRALGQTKQMSDLVDVDWNEAISSYTMQQAALQASYKAFSDMQGMSLFQLNK; from the coding sequence ATGCGTATTAGCACCCAGATGATGTATGAGCAGAACATGCGTGGGATCACTGATTCCCAGAGCAGGTGGCTGAACTACGGTGAGCAAATGTCCACCGGTAAGCGCGTCAATCGTCCGTCGGATGATCCTATCGCGGCTTCTCAGGCCATTGTTCTGTCACAATCGCAGTCACAAAATAGCCAGTTCGCGTTAGCGCGTACCTTTGCCACGCAAAAGGTTTCGCTGGAAGATAATGTGTTAACCCAGGTGAATACCGCGATATCCAGCGTGCGTGAGAAATTAGTCTACGCGTCGAACGGGACATTAAGCGATGATGACCGTCTTTCTCTGGCGACCGATATTCAGGGGATCCGCGATCAGCTCATGAACCTGGCCAACACGACGGATGGTAATGGTCGCTTTATCTTCGCGGGATACAAAACCGAAAGCGCACCGTTTGATGCCGCGACCGGGAATTACAACGGTGGTGCTGAGGCGATCACTCAGCAGGTCGATACGGCGCGGAATATGGCGATAAGCCATACAGGTCAGCAGATTTTCGAAAGCATTACCAGTAATGCGGAACAGCTGCCGGGCGGTGGATATGGCGAAACCAATATGTTCAAGATCCTTGATTCTGCTATTGCATCGTTGAAGACACCGATTGAAAACGATCCGGCTGCTGCCACTGCGCAAAGCCAGGTGATTGCCAATGCGCAAATCGGTATCAAAAACTCCCAGAACAATATCCTTACCGTTGTTGCGGACGTGGGCACCAAGATGAACGAGCTGGAAAAACTCGATACGCTGGGTGACGATCGTGCGCTTGGGCAGACTAAGCAGATGAGTGACCTGGTTGATGTAGACTGGAACGAAGCGATTTCCTCTTACACCATGCAGCAGGCGGCCTTGCAGGCGTCTTATAAAGCGTTTAGCGATATGCAGGGCATGTCTCTGTTCCAGCTGAACAAATAA
- the flgK gene encoding flagellar hook-associated protein FlgK gives MSSLINSAMSGLSAAQSALNTVSNNISSYNVAGYTRQTTVLGASNSTLTGGGWVGNGVYVSGVQREYDAFITNQLRAAQTQSSGLTTRYQQMSKIDDVLSDTTNSLSTTLQDFFKSLQTLVSNAEDPAARQTVLGKAGGLVNQFKTNDQYLRDQDTQVNTAISTSVSQINNYAKQIANLNDQISRLTGVGAGASPNDLLDQRDQLVNELNKIVGVEVSVQDSGTFNISFGNGYSLVQGSKANQLAAVKSSADPARTTVAYVDDVAGNIEIPEKMITTGSLGGLLTFRNEDLDKARNTLNQMALAFADAMNTQHEAGFDANGDAGGKLFDFGSPAVLSNSKNGGSAVVTASVTDSKQVQATDYKLQFNGTDWTVTRTSDKTSFTMSPDASGNLSFDGLNVNVSGTANTKDSFTVKPVSNVIMNMDLAISDESKLAMASVQNGGESDNRNGQKLLDLQNAKVVGGNKTFNDAYASLVSTVGSSTASLKVSSQTKANVETQLVKQQQTISGVNLDEEYGNLQRYQQYYLANAQVLQTASTLFDAIINIR, from the coding sequence ATGTCCAGTTTGATTAACAGCGCCATGAGTGGCCTCAGTGCTGCGCAGTCGGCACTCAATACCGTCAGTAATAATATTTCAAGCTATAACGTGGCAGGTTACACCCGCCAGACCACGGTGCTGGGCGCGTCTAACAGCACGCTGACCGGCGGTGGCTGGGTGGGTAACGGGGTTTATGTCTCCGGTGTCCAGCGTGAGTATGACGCTTTCATCACCAACCAGTTGCGTGCCGCGCAAACGCAGAGCAGCGGCCTGACGACGCGCTATCAGCAGATGTCAAAAATCGACGATGTGCTGTCCGATACGACCAACTCGCTCTCTACGACGTTGCAGGACTTCTTCAAGAGTCTGCAAACGCTGGTAAGCAACGCGGAAGATCCCGCTGCACGCCAGACGGTGCTGGGAAAAGCGGGCGGTCTGGTCAATCAGTTTAAAACCAACGATCAGTATCTCCGCGATCAGGATACGCAGGTAAATACCGCGATTTCGACCAGCGTTTCTCAGATCAACAACTACGCCAAACAGATTGCGAATCTGAACGATCAGATTTCCCGTCTGACCGGTGTCGGTGCGGGTGCATCGCCAAACGATCTGCTCGACCAGCGCGATCAGCTCGTCAATGAGCTGAACAAAATCGTAGGTGTGGAAGTTTCTGTTCAGGATAGCGGTACGTTTAACATCTCTTTCGGCAACGGTTACAGCCTGGTGCAGGGCAGCAAAGCCAACCAGCTGGCGGCAGTTAAGTCCAGCGCTGATCCGGCTCGTACGACCGTAGCCTACGTCGACGACGTTGCGGGTAATATTGAGATCCCGGAAAAAATGATTACGACCGGCTCTTTAGGCGGTTTGCTGACATTCCGTAATGAAGATCTGGATAAAGCCCGTAACACCCTGAACCAAATGGCACTGGCCTTTGCCGATGCAATGAACACGCAGCATGAAGCCGGTTTTGATGCAAACGGTGATGCGGGCGGTAAGCTGTTCGACTTCGGTTCTCCGGCGGTTCTGTCCAATAGCAAGAATGGCGGTTCGGCCGTTGTTACGGCTTCTGTAACGGACAGCAAACAAGTCCAGGCGACAGACTATAAGCTGCAATTTAATGGCACCGACTGGACGGTCACCCGTACCTCCGATAAAACCAGCTTTACGATGAGCCCGGATGCAAGCGGCAATCTGTCGTTTGACGGTCTTAACGTCAATGTGAGCGGCACAGCAAACACCAAAGACAGTTTCACCGTGAAGCCTGTTTCCAATGTCATCATGAACATGGATCTGGCAATCAGTGACGAGTCTAAACTGGCGATGGCGTCGGTGCAGAACGGCGGTGAGAGTGACAACCGTAACGGTCAAAAACTGCTTGATTTGCAAAATGCCAAAGTGGTGGGGGGAAACAAAACCTTCAACGATGCGTATGCTTCTCTCGTCAGTACCGTCGGTAGCTCAACGGCGTCACTGAAAGTGAGCAGCCAGACGAAAGCGAATGTGGAAACACAGTTAGTTAAACAACAGCAGACCATCTCTGGGGTAAACCTCGACGAAGAGTATGGCAATTTGCAGCGTTATCAGCAGTATTACCTGGCTAATGCGCAGGTTCTCCAGACTGCCAGTACGCTCTTCGATGCAATTATCAACATTCGTTAA